The proteins below are encoded in one region of Coffea arabica cultivar ET-39 chromosome 4c, Coffea Arabica ET-39 HiFi, whole genome shotgun sequence:
- the LOC113740220 gene encoding uncharacterized protein isoform X5, which yields MESQTPPLSSASKEQTTKEELNIQFQTPKSSSSSPFSAVVNIRLWGPAAQRNLRNQWSKLASLWQDWQSCSSATRSQATTLVNSYLSQKYMDAMDLGILSGMLSIRKKASSKLFKQQEIQHNKLLASYKDMVGVVTQMVNTSRSMRCYLKGTTNSPLAQFSLSSENENDTGDGGGAPVFTFWPISLFEKAAQDLVQIFVSELNFKRLLVMELLSLGDERIPDLSSLCWSDELYPGEFDDLRTCSLYSHGASKPVLPSLGKGEVESFQPRHQQDRNVLQGG from the exons ATGGAATCCCAGACCCCTCCTCTTTCTTCTGCTTCAAAGGAACAAACCACAAAAGAAGAACTcaacattcaatttcaaacccCAAAATCTTCTTCTTCGTCTCCTTTTTCTGCAGTAGTAAATATTAGGCTATGGGGGCCAGCAGCGCAGCGAAACCTTAGAAACCAATGGTCGAAGTTGGCTTCTTTATGGCAAGATTGGCAGTCTTGCTCATCCGCTACTCGCTCTCAAGCCACTACTCTTGTCAACTCCTATCTCTCCCAGAA GTATATGGATGCGATGGATTTGGGAATTTTGAGTGGCATGCTAAGTATTCGGAAAAAAGCCTCTTCGAAGTTGTTTAAGCAACAA GAGATTCAGCATAATAAACTCTTGGCATCATACAAAGATATG GTAGGCGTTGTAACTCAGATGGTGAACACATCTAGATCTATGAGGTGCTATCTGAAAGGAACAACCAATAGCCCCTTGGCTcagttttctctctcttctgAAAATGAGAATGATACTGGTGATGGGGGGGGAGCCCCAGTCTTCACATTTTGGCCAATCTCTCTTTTTG aAAAAGCAGCACAGGACCTTGTTCAGATATTTGTATCAGAGCTAAACTTCAAG aggtTGCTTGTCATGGAGCTGCTTTCCTTGGGTGATGAAAGAATTCCAGATCTCAGTAGCTTGTGTTGGTCAGATGAACTTTATCCAGGAGAATTTGATGATCTGCGTACATGTTCCTTGTATTCACATGGAGCTAGCAAGCCAGTtcttccaagccttgggaaagGCGAAGTTGAATCTTTTCAACCTAGGCATCAACAAGACCGGAATGTTTTACAG GGTGGATGA
- the LOC113740220 gene encoding uncharacterized protein isoform X2: MESQTPPLSSASKEQTTKEELNIQFQTPKSSSSSPFSAVVNIRLWGPAAQRNLRNQWSKLASLWQDWQSCSSATRSQATTLVNSYLSQKYMDAMDLGILSGMLSIRKKASSKLFKQQHNKLLASYKDMVGVVTQMVNTSRSMRCYLKGTTNSPLAQFSLSSENENDTGDGGGAPVFTFWPISLFEKAAQDLVQIFVSELNFKRLLVMELLSLGDERIPDLSSLCWSDELYPGEFDDLRTCSLYSHGASKPVLPSLGKGEVESFQPRHQQDRNVLQIYLTTLIAEVNVERSRVDEIFASTGAEMHVTLS, translated from the exons ATGGAATCCCAGACCCCTCCTCTTTCTTCTGCTTCAAAGGAACAAACCACAAAAGAAGAACTcaacattcaatttcaaacccCAAAATCTTCTTCTTCGTCTCCTTTTTCTGCAGTAGTAAATATTAGGCTATGGGGGCCAGCAGCGCAGCGAAACCTTAGAAACCAATGGTCGAAGTTGGCTTCTTTATGGCAAGATTGGCAGTCTTGCTCATCCGCTACTCGCTCTCAAGCCACTACTCTTGTCAACTCCTATCTCTCCCAGAA GTATATGGATGCGATGGATTTGGGAATTTTGAGTGGCATGCTAAGTATTCGGAAAAAAGCCTCTTCGAAGTTGTTTAAGCAACAA CATAATAAACTCTTGGCATCATACAAAGATATG GTAGGCGTTGTAACTCAGATGGTGAACACATCTAGATCTATGAGGTGCTATCTGAAAGGAACAACCAATAGCCCCTTGGCTcagttttctctctcttctgAAAATGAGAATGATACTGGTGATGGGGGGGGAGCCCCAGTCTTCACATTTTGGCCAATCTCTCTTTTTG aAAAAGCAGCACAGGACCTTGTTCAGATATTTGTATCAGAGCTAAACTTCAAG aggtTGCTTGTCATGGAGCTGCTTTCCTTGGGTGATGAAAGAATTCCAGATCTCAGTAGCTTGTGTTGGTCAGATGAACTTTATCCAGGAGAATTTGATGATCTGCGTACATGTTCCTTGTATTCACATGGAGCTAGCAAGCCAGTtcttccaagccttgggaaagGCGAAGTTGAATCTTTTCAACCTAGGCATCAACAAGACCGGAATGTTTTACAG ATTTATTTAACTACTTTGATTGCTGAGGTCAACGTAGAGAGAAGCAG GGTGGATGAAATATTTGCTAGCACAGGAGCTGAAATGCACGTGACTCTTTCTTGA
- the LOC113740220 gene encoding uncharacterized protein isoform X4, whose translation MESQTPPLSSASKEQTTKEELNIQFQTPKSSSSSPFSAVVNIRLWGPAAQRNLRNQWSKLASLWQDWQSCSSATRSQATTLVNSYLSQKYMDAMDLGILSGMLSIRKKASSKLFKQQEIQHNKLLASYKDMVGVVTQMVNTSRSMRCYLKGTTNSPLAQFSLSSENENDTGDGGGAPVFTFWPISLFEKAAQDLVQIFVSELNFKRLLVMELLSLGDERIPDLSSLCWSDELYPGEFDDLRTCSLYSHGASKPVLPSLGKGEVESFQPRHQQDRNVLQIYLTTLIAEVNVERSR comes from the exons ATGGAATCCCAGACCCCTCCTCTTTCTTCTGCTTCAAAGGAACAAACCACAAAAGAAGAACTcaacattcaatttcaaacccCAAAATCTTCTTCTTCGTCTCCTTTTTCTGCAGTAGTAAATATTAGGCTATGGGGGCCAGCAGCGCAGCGAAACCTTAGAAACCAATGGTCGAAGTTGGCTTCTTTATGGCAAGATTGGCAGTCTTGCTCATCCGCTACTCGCTCTCAAGCCACTACTCTTGTCAACTCCTATCTCTCCCAGAA GTATATGGATGCGATGGATTTGGGAATTTTGAGTGGCATGCTAAGTATTCGGAAAAAAGCCTCTTCGAAGTTGTTTAAGCAACAA GAGATTCAGCATAATAAACTCTTGGCATCATACAAAGATATG GTAGGCGTTGTAACTCAGATGGTGAACACATCTAGATCTATGAGGTGCTATCTGAAAGGAACAACCAATAGCCCCTTGGCTcagttttctctctcttctgAAAATGAGAATGATACTGGTGATGGGGGGGGAGCCCCAGTCTTCACATTTTGGCCAATCTCTCTTTTTG aAAAAGCAGCACAGGACCTTGTTCAGATATTTGTATCAGAGCTAAACTTCAAG aggtTGCTTGTCATGGAGCTGCTTTCCTTGGGTGATGAAAGAATTCCAGATCTCAGTAGCTTGTGTTGGTCAGATGAACTTTATCCAGGAGAATTTGATGATCTGCGTACATGTTCCTTGTATTCACATGGAGCTAGCAAGCCAGTtcttccaagccttgggaaagGCGAAGTTGAATCTTTTCAACCTAGGCATCAACAAGACCGGAATGTTTTACAG ATTTATTTAACTACTTTGATTGCTGAGGTCAACGTAGAGAGAAGCAGGTAG
- the LOC113740220 gene encoding uncharacterized protein isoform X1 — MESQTPPLSSASKEQTTKEELNIQFQTPKSSSSSPFSAVVNIRLWGPAAQRNLRNQWSKLASLWQDWQSCSSATRSQATTLVNSYLSQKYMDAMDLGILSGMLSIRKKASSKLFKQQEIQHNKLLASYKDMVGVVTQMVNTSRSMRCYLKGTTNSPLAQFSLSSENENDTGDGGGAPVFTFWPISLFEKAAQDLVQIFVSELNFKRLLVMELLSLGDERIPDLSSLCWSDELYPGEFDDLRTCSLYSHGASKPVLPSLGKGEVESFQPRHQQDRNVLQIYLTTLIAEVNVERSRVDEIFASTGAEMHVTLS; from the exons ATGGAATCCCAGACCCCTCCTCTTTCTTCTGCTTCAAAGGAACAAACCACAAAAGAAGAACTcaacattcaatttcaaacccCAAAATCTTCTTCTTCGTCTCCTTTTTCTGCAGTAGTAAATATTAGGCTATGGGGGCCAGCAGCGCAGCGAAACCTTAGAAACCAATGGTCGAAGTTGGCTTCTTTATGGCAAGATTGGCAGTCTTGCTCATCCGCTACTCGCTCTCAAGCCACTACTCTTGTCAACTCCTATCTCTCCCAGAA GTATATGGATGCGATGGATTTGGGAATTTTGAGTGGCATGCTAAGTATTCGGAAAAAAGCCTCTTCGAAGTTGTTTAAGCAACAA GAGATTCAGCATAATAAACTCTTGGCATCATACAAAGATATG GTAGGCGTTGTAACTCAGATGGTGAACACATCTAGATCTATGAGGTGCTATCTGAAAGGAACAACCAATAGCCCCTTGGCTcagttttctctctcttctgAAAATGAGAATGATACTGGTGATGGGGGGGGAGCCCCAGTCTTCACATTTTGGCCAATCTCTCTTTTTG aAAAAGCAGCACAGGACCTTGTTCAGATATTTGTATCAGAGCTAAACTTCAAG aggtTGCTTGTCATGGAGCTGCTTTCCTTGGGTGATGAAAGAATTCCAGATCTCAGTAGCTTGTGTTGGTCAGATGAACTTTATCCAGGAGAATTTGATGATCTGCGTACATGTTCCTTGTATTCACATGGAGCTAGCAAGCCAGTtcttccaagccttgggaaagGCGAAGTTGAATCTTTTCAACCTAGGCATCAACAAGACCGGAATGTTTTACAG ATTTATTTAACTACTTTGATTGCTGAGGTCAACGTAGAGAGAAGCAG GGTGGATGAAATATTTGCTAGCACAGGAGCTGAAATGCACGTGACTCTTTCTTGA
- the LOC113740220 gene encoding uncharacterized protein isoform X3: MESQTPPLSSASKEQTTKEELNIQFQTPKSSSSSPFSAVVNIRLWGPAAQRNLRNQWSKLASLWQDWQSCSSATRSQATTLVNSYLSQKYMDAMDLGILSGMLSIRKKASSKLFKQQVGVVTQMVNTSRSMRCYLKGTTNSPLAQFSLSSENENDTGDGGGAPVFTFWPISLFEKAAQDLVQIFVSELNFKRLLVMELLSLGDERIPDLSSLCWSDELYPGEFDDLRTCSLYSHGASKPVLPSLGKGEVESFQPRHQQDRNVLQIYLTTLIAEVNVERSRVDEIFASTGAEMHVTLS, translated from the exons ATGGAATCCCAGACCCCTCCTCTTTCTTCTGCTTCAAAGGAACAAACCACAAAAGAAGAACTcaacattcaatttcaaacccCAAAATCTTCTTCTTCGTCTCCTTTTTCTGCAGTAGTAAATATTAGGCTATGGGGGCCAGCAGCGCAGCGAAACCTTAGAAACCAATGGTCGAAGTTGGCTTCTTTATGGCAAGATTGGCAGTCTTGCTCATCCGCTACTCGCTCTCAAGCCACTACTCTTGTCAACTCCTATCTCTCCCAGAA GTATATGGATGCGATGGATTTGGGAATTTTGAGTGGCATGCTAAGTATTCGGAAAAAAGCCTCTTCGAAGTTGTTTAAGCAACAA GTAGGCGTTGTAACTCAGATGGTGAACACATCTAGATCTATGAGGTGCTATCTGAAAGGAACAACCAATAGCCCCTTGGCTcagttttctctctcttctgAAAATGAGAATGATACTGGTGATGGGGGGGGAGCCCCAGTCTTCACATTTTGGCCAATCTCTCTTTTTG aAAAAGCAGCACAGGACCTTGTTCAGATATTTGTATCAGAGCTAAACTTCAAG aggtTGCTTGTCATGGAGCTGCTTTCCTTGGGTGATGAAAGAATTCCAGATCTCAGTAGCTTGTGTTGGTCAGATGAACTTTATCCAGGAGAATTTGATGATCTGCGTACATGTTCCTTGTATTCACATGGAGCTAGCAAGCCAGTtcttccaagccttgggaaagGCGAAGTTGAATCTTTTCAACCTAGGCATCAACAAGACCGGAATGTTTTACAG ATTTATTTAACTACTTTGATTGCTGAGGTCAACGTAGAGAGAAGCAG GGTGGATGAAATATTTGCTAGCACAGGAGCTGAAATGCACGTGACTCTTTCTTGA